The proteins below are encoded in one region of Myxococcales bacterium:
- a CDS encoding penicillin-binding protein, translating into MVYRCFSLHRVLFFARLVLLLFSGSSLAVASPEVVRSEHGMQMQVDLNNVDVEPSAFLYEEHAVVVPKQDRALVLSLHPGLQQHLSALLERNEVPAAGVVVMEAKTGRVLAYVSHQSDAKQSNVERAQSVDWAREAKAPAASVFKIVTAAALLDSGITASKKTCYSGGRSSLVASNLLDNPAHDTSCASFAQALGYSINSVFAKLAVQNLKPQTLERYASAFGFGHALPFDLPTSISAVDIPQDDLEFARMAAGFRHSTLSPLHGALLASTIANQGVMPRPYMIQSVRYPCGEIEVAHDSSPFRSVIPSSTARVLGSMMERTVSSGTSYKSFHDKDGKAYLPGVSVAAKTGSLSDSNPFRAYSWWVGYAPAQNPKFAVGVLVVNHPSWRIKAPYVAKEALRYGLYEMKSQKATPSQERACRQGSHDSFSG; encoded by the coding sequence GTGGTTTATCGTTGTTTTAGTCTTCATCGCGTGCTTTTTTTTGCTCGGCTCGTGCTGCTTTTGTTTAGTGGCTCAAGTTTGGCTGTAGCCAGTCCGGAGGTTGTGCGTTCGGAACATGGCATGCAGATGCAAGTCGATCTCAACAACGTTGATGTCGAACCTTCGGCTTTTTTGTACGAAGAGCATGCTGTGGTTGTGCCAAAGCAAGACCGCGCGTTGGTGCTAAGTTTGCATCCGGGTTTGCAACAGCATTTGAGTGCGCTTTTAGAGCGGAACGAAGTTCCCGCAGCAGGCGTGGTGGTGATGGAAGCAAAAACCGGACGTGTGCTGGCCTATGTAAGTCATCAAAGCGATGCAAAGCAAAGCAATGTCGAGCGTGCGCAGTCCGTCGATTGGGCACGTGAAGCCAAAGCGCCAGCTGCATCGGTCTTTAAGATCGTAACAGCGGCAGCCTTGCTCGACTCGGGTATCACGGCCTCAAAAAAGACATGTTACAGCGGAGGACGTAGCAGTCTTGTGGCTTCAAACCTGCTTGATAATCCTGCACACGACACCTCCTGTGCGAGTTTTGCGCAAGCTCTGGGCTATTCCATCAACAGTGTGTTTGCCAAGCTCGCGGTGCAGAACTTAAAGCCTCAAACCCTAGAGCGTTATGCTTCGGCCTTTGGTTTCGGCCATGCCTTGCCTTTTGATTTGCCAACATCGATTAGCGCGGTGGACATTCCACAAGATGATCTTGAGTTTGCGCGCATGGCAGCAGGTTTCCGTCATTCGACGCTTTCTCCGCTGCACGGAGCGCTGCTTGCTTCAACTATCGCCAATCAAGGCGTTATGCCGCGCCCTTACATGATTCAAAGTGTACGTTACCCTTGTGGCGAAATTGAAGTTGCTCATGACTCTAGTCCTTTTCGTTCGGTGATTCCTTCGTCAACTGCTCGAGTGCTTGGCTCGATGATGGAGCGCACCGTAAGTTCTGGAACATCGTACAAGAGTTTTCATGACAAAGATGGTAAGGCCTATCTTCCAGGTGTTTCGGTGGCAGCCAAGACCGGTTCGCTAAGCGACTCCAATCCTTTTCGAGCTTATTCCTGGTGGGTAGGGTATGCCCCTGCCCAGAATCCCAAGTTTGCGGTTGGCGTCTTGGTGGTGAACCATCCGAGCTGGCGGATCAAAGCGCCTTACGTTGCCAAAGAAGCGCTTCGCTACGGTCTCTATGAAATGAAAAGCCAAAAGGCTACTCCGTCTCAAGAACGAGCTTGCCGTCAGGGCAGTCACGATTCTTTTTCAGGATAG
- a CDS encoding fibro-slime domain-containing protein gives MHITFQYLEGTGQTFRFRGDDDLWVFMNDKLVIDLGGPHNPQDESVNLDDLQASLALVDGEVYPLELFHAERHTCGSNFLVETTFKCLQDVPTDVF, from the coding sequence ATGCACATCACTTTTCAGTATCTCGAGGGCACAGGCCAAACCTTCCGATTCAGAGGCGATGATGACTTGTGGGTGTTCATGAACGACAAGTTAGTGATCGATCTTGGTGGTCCACATAATCCTCAAGACGAATCTGTTAATCTCGATGATCTCCAAGCCTCATTGGCATTGGTAGACGGAGAGGTATACCCCTTGGAGCTTTTCCATGCCGAACGTCATACCTGCGGTTCCAACTTCTTGGTTGAAACCACCTTCAAATGTCTGCAAGACGTCCCCACTGACGTTTTCTAA
- the putP gene encoding sodium/proline symporter PutP, whose product MPIPTLVTFALYILAMVFIGAKFFKGTGELSDYILGGRKLSSPVAALSAGASDMSGWLLLGLPGALYAGGWVNIYMAVGLTIGAYLNWQFVAPRLRAQSQAQGDALTIPDFFENHFADKSRLIRSSSAAIILAFYGIYTASGLVSGAILFEESFGLSYHMALLIGAAVIVSYTFLGGFNAVSWTDFFQGLLMLFALIATPVFLLSHIDLRQIVTFSSDKTQATGWITVASLLAWGLGYFGQPHILVRFMSLRDLKRMPVARNIAMSWMVLSLCGAICTGLFGRIYFADAPLEQPEKVFIALTQILFNPWMAGLLLAAILAAVMSTVDSQLLVCASALTEDIYRAFLHKNASQKELIWLSRAAVIAVACLALVLAWNPKNRVLDLVAYAWAGFGAAFGPLMLFSLLDKRTTRAAALAGILSGAATVFIWRPLKGGIFDLYELAPAFIISSLIIFTFSRIQNKLRQNRS is encoded by the coding sequence ATGCCGATCCCAACGCTTGTCACCTTCGCGCTTTACATTCTCGCCATGGTGTTTATTGGCGCCAAGTTTTTCAAAGGCACCGGCGAACTCTCCGATTACATTCTTGGAGGTCGAAAACTCAGTTCCCCGGTAGCAGCGCTCAGCGCTGGGGCATCCGATATGAGCGGATGGCTATTACTGGGGCTTCCCGGAGCTTTGTATGCCGGTGGTTGGGTCAATATCTACATGGCAGTAGGCCTAACTATCGGAGCTTATCTCAACTGGCAATTTGTAGCACCTCGACTTCGAGCACAAAGCCAGGCCCAGGGAGACGCACTCACCATCCCCGATTTTTTCGAAAATCACTTCGCTGACAAAAGCCGTCTGATTCGCAGTAGTTCAGCCGCGATTATTCTCGCCTTCTATGGAATCTACACCGCTTCAGGTCTGGTCAGTGGAGCCATCTTGTTCGAGGAAAGTTTTGGTCTCTCCTACCATATGGCCTTGCTCATCGGCGCTGCTGTCATCGTCAGTTACACCTTCCTGGGTGGCTTCAATGCCGTAAGCTGGACTGATTTTTTTCAGGGCCTACTTATGCTTTTTGCCTTGATCGCAACCCCCGTGTTTTTATTGTCACACATTGATCTTCGCCAGATAGTTACTTTTTCATCGGACAAAACCCAAGCAACCGGATGGATCACCGTAGCATCATTACTTGCCTGGGGGCTGGGCTACTTCGGCCAACCCCACATTCTGGTGCGCTTCATGTCTCTGCGTGACCTAAAGCGCATGCCCGTTGCACGCAACATTGCGATGTCGTGGATGGTGCTATCGCTCTGCGGCGCCATCTGCACGGGCCTCTTCGGTCGCATTTACTTTGCCGATGCACCCCTGGAGCAACCCGAAAAAGTCTTTATTGCATTAACTCAAATTCTCTTTAATCCCTGGATGGCCGGTCTTTTGCTAGCCGCTATCCTTGCAGCGGTGATGAGCACCGTCGACTCTCAACTCCTCGTTTGTGCTAGCGCCCTAACCGAGGACATCTACCGCGCTTTCCTTCACAAGAATGCAAGTCAAAAGGAACTAATTTGGCTAAGTCGAGCCGCTGTAATTGCTGTCGCGTGCCTAGCCCTTGTACTTGCGTGGAATCCCAAAAACCGCGTACTTGATCTAGTCGCTTACGCCTGGGCCGGCTTTGGCGCAGCCTTCGGCCCACTTATGCTTTTTTCCTTACTCGACAAACGTACTACTCGCGCTGCGGCCCTAGCCGGCATCCTCAGCGGCGCCGCCACGGTCTTCATCTGGCGCCCCTTGAAAGGCGGTATCTTTGACCTCTATGAACTGGCCCCTGCGTTTATAATAAGTTCTTTAATTATTTTCACCTTTAGTCGAATCCAAAACAAACTCCGGCAAAACCGGTCATAA
- a CDS encoding CxxxxCH/CxxCH domain-containing protein has product MGLLIQVHRRTLFIETLARVSCVLVALGLASCSSTRPDPQDQLPQVVESSDPACYTCHGNSLSPAPPRGLGGTIDSSTRGVGAHRSHIGGISTWHKSVTCDSCHLVPAEVNSPGHIDDGDSKAELTFSALATTGGLTPEIRDDDTCTNVYCHGATLSGGTLNEPLWTRVDGTQNACGTCHGNPPPAPHPASSDCGLCHSSMQAGTNTFLDPSRHIDGVLDLGDGSECVTCHGSDLNSAPPLDLDGNTDRSFASVGAHRQHFGGSDWHRTLSCSNCHTVPSTVDSPGHIDGDNVAEVPFDELNPSGSVNFANATCSNLYCHGNGKSSNGTVSWTSTEPMQCGSCHGNPPPAPHPQASDCGSCHPTMNPGSDTFRTPERHIDGVLDVTDGSTACDSCHGSNGISAPPLDLAGNTARTVPGVGAHRVHLGATSWARQMSCESCHVVPDNVDSPGHLDGDNIAEVSFGALNPSASVNLTTHKCNNLYCHGDGTASNGSISWTSTTAMTCSSCHGYPPPSPHPDSTACGSCHPNVNSGTDTFNNPSSHIDGIVNVNTGGACDSCHGSNGNSAPPKNLAGSSTRSARGVGAHREHLSSSTWRRTIACESCHTVPGNVDSPGHIDGDNVAEIPFDGLNPSATVDFTTGTCNSLYCHGNGRGNNGSINWTSTTDMACSSCHLTPAGGQSASGMSGDHNKHIKDKRIPCSDCHAQVVNQSLQIIDSQLHIDGTKNVLMPKGGNYDPSTRRCSNLSCHGSETW; this is encoded by the coding sequence GTGGGTTTACTTATACAAGTGCATCGTCGCACGCTGTTTATAGAAACGCTTGCGCGAGTTTCTTGTGTTCTAGTTGCGCTCGGACTAGCAAGCTGTTCTTCAACGCGCCCTGACCCACAAGATCAACTACCACAAGTCGTCGAATCATCCGATCCGGCTTGCTACACCTGTCATGGCAACTCACTCAGTCCAGCTCCACCCCGTGGTCTTGGCGGAACAATCGATTCAAGCACGCGAGGCGTCGGTGCGCACCGCAGCCACATTGGTGGCATATCGACATGGCATAAATCAGTGACCTGTGACTCCTGTCACTTGGTACCCGCCGAAGTCAACTCACCCGGACACATCGATGATGGCGATAGCAAGGCCGAACTCACCTTCTCCGCGCTTGCAACCACTGGCGGCCTAACTCCCGAGATTCGTGACGACGACACCTGTACCAACGTCTACTGTCACGGCGCGACGCTTAGCGGCGGAACGCTGAATGAACCGCTATGGACACGAGTCGACGGTACGCAAAATGCTTGCGGTACTTGCCATGGCAACCCACCACCCGCTCCTCACCCTGCCTCTTCCGATTGCGGCTTGTGTCACTCTTCAATGCAGGCAGGCACCAATACCTTTCTTGATCCCAGTCGTCACATCGATGGCGTACTTGACCTTGGTGATGGCTCCGAATGCGTGACCTGTCACGGCTCAGATCTAAACTCAGCGCCACCTTTGGATCTCGATGGAAACACGGATCGGTCGTTCGCAAGCGTTGGTGCACATCGGCAGCATTTTGGAGGCTCGGATTGGCATCGAACCTTGTCCTGCTCCAATTGCCACACCGTACCAAGTACTGTTGACTCTCCGGGTCACATCGACGGAGACAACGTCGCAGAAGTACCTTTTGATGAACTGAATCCTTCCGGTTCCGTTAATTTTGCGAATGCGACTTGCAGCAATCTGTACTGTCATGGCAATGGCAAGTCATCGAACGGAACAGTAAGCTGGACGAGCACCGAGCCCATGCAATGCGGCTCTTGTCACGGCAACCCACCACCCGCTCCACACCCACAGGCCTCTGATTGCGGTTCATGCCATCCAACGATGAACCCTGGCAGCGATACCTTCCGAACACCGGAAAGACACATCGATGGGGTGCTTGATGTAACCGACGGATCGACAGCCTGCGATTCGTGCCATGGTTCGAATGGAATTTCAGCTCCACCTTTGGATCTCGCAGGCAATACGGCTCGCACAGTGCCCGGCGTTGGCGCTCACCGCGTTCATCTCGGAGCAACCAGTTGGGCCAGACAGATGTCCTGCGAGTCATGTCACGTCGTGCCCGACAACGTCGACTCTCCAGGACACCTTGACGGTGATAATATCGCCGAAGTCTCGTTTGGAGCGCTCAACCCTAGCGCCTCCGTAAATCTTACAACCCATAAATGTAACAATTTGTATTGCCACGGAGACGGCACTGCTTCCAATGGTTCAATTAGCTGGACCAGTACAACTGCCATGACATGCAGTTCTTGTCATGGCTACCCGCCGCCATCGCCTCACCCAGATTCAACAGCTTGCGGTTCCTGTCATCCCAATGTGAACTCCGGCACAGACACCTTCAACAACCCATCAAGCCATATCGATGGAATTGTTAACGTCAATACGGGCGGCGCATGCGATTCATGTCACGGCTCAAACGGAAACTCCGCCCCACCCAAAAACCTTGCGGGAAGTTCAACTCGAAGCGCGCGAGGCGTCGGTGCTCACCGCGAGCATCTTAGCTCTTCAACGTGGCGACGCACTATCGCATGCGAGAGCTGCCACACTGTGCCCGGCAATGTAGATAGTCCTGGACATATTGATGGTGACAACGTCGCCGAAATTCCTTTTGATGGTCTAAACCCTTCCGCTACCGTCGATTTCACCACCGGCACCTGCAACAGCCTTTATTGCCACGGGAACGGGCGGGGCAACAACGGCAGTATCAACTGGACCAGCACTACCGACATGGCGTGCTCCTCGTGCCATCTGACACCTGCCGGTGGGCAAAGTGCATCAGGTATGAGCGGAGATCACAACAAGCATATTAAAGATAAAAGAATCCCGTGTTCAGATTGCCATGCCCAGGTAGTCAATCAATCACTTCAGATCATCGATTCGCAATTGCATATCGATGGCACAAAAAACGTCCTCATGCCCAAAGGTGGAAATTACGACCCGAGCACAAGACGCTGCTCAAATTTGAGCTGTCATGGAAGCGAGACTTGGTAA
- a CDS encoding DNRLRE domain-containing protein, with protein MLFACQGHGKSTSKESDAGTDDTGLSNTPLATSSAIVNMSRLEGDSPLLHAALFWFGSLSLESNYADGRIGFDDTGLQLHLTAFDFKIWYDENPSIETLEQWDAFSVYLASDTDGVNRMRFVGQFAYGNDSSGYQQAYAWNGSDWETSSTSYTIETGYRSSGLNRDDAEASGWNLTLTVPYASLGLSAAPDTGSEWHMAVLMHDRDSGDGPALEPKGWPYGVDVDDPSSWGVLRFGMPTYSSSPSNTGTEYEIYEGLDGQHVVDAHVGGSSDCGGVLGTGEKKFSEWGDLNYAGSIFLNVQNQWDVADSGCFSKVYLRFNLGALPADKVVQHAELRMHHFGNSLPSEAPDSYIQVHTTAAQWDEQTITWNNAPSAIENLSGVVVQPLPAGSTDVVAYEWDASRAVAASYEEGSEVALVLYSGDGPRHTGKYFTASDGSDGNPFRRPALLVTLADP; from the coding sequence ATGCTTTTTGCATGTCAGGGTCATGGAAAATCCACTTCAAAAGAATCCGATGCGGGCACGGATGATACGGGCCTGTCCAATACGCCGCTAGCCACATCGAGTGCGATTGTTAATATGTCTCGTCTTGAAGGCGATTCACCCTTACTCCATGCGGCGTTGTTTTGGTTTGGTAGCCTTTCTTTGGAAAGTAACTACGCTGATGGGCGTATAGGGTTTGATGACACTGGACTACAGCTTCATCTTACAGCCTTTGATTTTAAAATTTGGTATGACGAAAATCCTAGTATTGAAACGCTCGAGCAATGGGATGCTTTTAGTGTCTATCTTGCAAGTGATACGGACGGCGTGAACAGAATGCGCTTTGTAGGTCAATTCGCCTATGGCAATGACAGCAGCGGATATCAGCAGGCCTATGCTTGGAATGGAAGTGATTGGGAGACTAGCTCTACTTCCTACACCATCGAGACGGGGTATCGCTCTTCAGGCTTAAACCGTGACGATGCTGAAGCAAGTGGCTGGAACCTTACATTGACTGTTCCATATGCATCACTCGGTCTTTCCGCCGCGCCGGATACGGGAAGTGAATGGCACATGGCAGTGCTTATGCACGATCGTGATTCGGGCGATGGTCCTGCCCTGGAGCCCAAGGGATGGCCCTATGGTGTCGATGTGGACGATCCAAGTAGTTGGGGCGTGTTGCGTTTTGGGATGCCGACTTACAGCTCAAGTCCTTCAAACACCGGGACAGAGTACGAAATTTACGAGGGTCTTGATGGACAGCATGTCGTTGATGCGCATGTTGGCGGCAGCAGTGATTGTGGCGGAGTGTTGGGGACCGGCGAGAAGAAGTTTAGTGAATGGGGTGATCTCAACTATGCAGGCTCAATTTTTCTAAATGTTCAAAACCAATGGGATGTTGCAGACTCAGGTTGCTTTTCAAAGGTGTACTTGCGGTTTAACTTGGGTGCCTTGCCAGCCGATAAAGTTGTCCAACACGCTGAGTTGCGTATGCATCATTTTGGCAATTCCTTGCCTAGTGAAGCGCCGGATTCCTATATACAGGTTCATACCACCGCTGCGCAGTGGGATGAGCAGACCATTACTTGGAACAATGCCCCTTCTGCTATTGAGAATCTAAGTGGCGTAGTCGTGCAGCCTTTGCCTGCCGGATCAACCGATGTGGTTGCATACGAGTGGGACGCGAGTCGAGCGGTTGCTGCTTCGTATGAAGAGGGAAGTGAAGTTGCTCTAGTCTTGTACAGTGGCGATGGGCCTCGACATACAGGAAAATATTTCACGGCTTCTGACGGCTCCGATGGAAATCCGTTTCGCCGTCCAGCTTTGTTAGTAACTTTAGCCGATCCGTGA
- a CDS encoding PQQ-like beta-propeller repeat protein, producing MMGFVKRAMAVGVLLWLYGDTAQAQQDWPMAAANPARTSHCDTEVAGGLKVQWYKPIEPYISQKVQLIAAADMIFVSTARGLYVLDAASGDELWVFPTEMPLGHSPTYSDGTLYVGGHDRRLYAVDATNGSLKWSFDAESGFQVNPLVIDGSVFAGNRDGNFYALDAANGNERWRFKTDGPILFSAAYDNGLLFFASQDSHAYAIRANNGELVWKKKLASGGFHSYWPVVYRDRVVFVTAHNYLTSGGDPGSEIASLSQADSAALFPDRNSTDPPAPPRGTPISTIGQATGSWVTGTPTYDASSVVNYHDSNPSRRTVYVLDLITGEEKEPAPYLWAWTRSGTRHPPVVGYDDVLYLTTNYLFDPAINGGHVSGWEPGSNVMSVISSDWAAVDEPHAISAGGKYIYWNLCCNRQGGTIDISKPNTDFYNNAQQAGDPTSLPDPSREWFHINYNLDELAPGYNDAYAFNATEKPYAAFGGPNGSYGYHGDVNALIPYKGRLYTHRGNSVFAFSADGSAKLLSQAMIQPSVAAPPAYHNADILREKLASEINKMLEKGHLRPGYKGHGIWSLRAESVCGERLNSYFHHPAETLATLAWALPYLDADLAEQTKQYMRMEYESYPPQSTNDVGWSTGAAREAFELPPEVQADLPSLPASASFFNFEGWQRNPYAFYGLWKYAEAIQKEQSIYASLTDLPEAPPSDDYLKRNPHVLNAYIAGYIGYTELQKAAGVQEDASLASERDRLIKLRIDSFTVDSGYKDANTVQEYYCRTLNTSNNFIFLVPELALRLRDTAYSRVEAAILAYSISAPYWFVSFTEEGYAENAISPLQDTTMLMARTWIMRESVDKLDRYLDVPGFAVGDLYYIQKLVALLWAYEFGPAPAPITSSTNTNVIGGCGCELRESFRGSSWLKYFGMVVFVVFLWRRKNTL from the coding sequence ATGATGGGTTTCGTTAAAAGAGCGATGGCTGTTGGAGTGTTGCTCTGGTTGTATGGCGACACTGCTCAAGCGCAACAAGATTGGCCCATGGCAGCAGCCAATCCGGCGCGCACTTCGCACTGTGATACTGAAGTGGCAGGTGGACTTAAGGTCCAGTGGTATAAACCCATCGAGCCCTACATTTCTCAGAAAGTGCAGCTCATCGCGGCTGCTGATATGATTTTTGTTAGCACCGCGCGTGGTCTTTATGTGCTTGATGCAGCTTCAGGTGATGAGCTGTGGGTCTTTCCAACTGAGATGCCGCTTGGCCATTCACCCACCTACAGCGACGGTACGCTTTATGTGGGCGGACATGATCGGCGACTCTACGCTGTTGATGCAACGAATGGGAGCTTAAAGTGGAGCTTTGATGCCGAAAGCGGTTTTCAAGTTAACCCGCTTGTCATAGATGGTTCTGTGTTTGCTGGAAACAGAGATGGAAACTTTTACGCACTTGATGCCGCAAATGGAAATGAGCGTTGGCGATTTAAGACGGATGGACCGATTCTTTTTTCGGCTGCATACGACAATGGGCTTCTGTTTTTTGCTTCGCAAGACAGTCACGCTTATGCCATTCGAGCGAACAACGGAGAGCTCGTTTGGAAAAAAAAGCTTGCAAGTGGTGGCTTTCATTCCTATTGGCCTGTCGTTTATCGAGACCGTGTCGTCTTTGTGACTGCTCACAACTACCTGACCAGTGGTGGCGACCCGGGCAGCGAAATCGCATCGCTATCGCAAGCCGACTCCGCCGCGTTGTTTCCTGATCGAAACTCGACCGACCCTCCTGCTCCTCCAAGGGGAACTCCCATTAGTACAATTGGCCAAGCCACAGGGAGCTGGGTGACAGGTACCCCTACCTACGATGCTTCAAGCGTAGTGAATTATCATGACTCAAACCCATCACGTCGTACGGTGTATGTTCTTGATTTGATTACTGGCGAGGAGAAAGAACCAGCCCCTTACCTGTGGGCTTGGACGCGCAGCGGAACCCGTCATCCACCCGTGGTAGGTTACGATGATGTTCTTTATCTAACCACGAACTATTTATTTGATCCGGCTATTAACGGTGGGCACGTCAGCGGCTGGGAGCCCGGCTCCAATGTCATGAGTGTGATCAGTTCAGATTGGGCAGCGGTTGATGAGCCACATGCGATTTCAGCAGGAGGCAAGTACATCTACTGGAACCTGTGCTGCAACCGACAAGGCGGCACGATTGACATCAGTAAGCCCAATACCGATTTTTATAACAATGCACAGCAAGCTGGGGATCCGACTTCTTTGCCTGACCCGTCGCGTGAATGGTTTCACATCAACTACAATCTGGATGAGCTTGCGCCGGGCTATAACGATGCCTACGCCTTCAACGCGACCGAGAAACCCTATGCCGCTTTTGGCGGACCCAACGGATCGTATGGCTATCACGGTGACGTCAATGCGTTGATCCCCTATAAAGGTCGTTTGTATACACACCGTGGCAATTCGGTGTTTGCGTTTTCGGCTGATGGCTCGGCTAAGCTGCTTTCACAAGCCATGATTCAGCCGAGCGTGGCTGCTCCGCCGGCTTACCACAACGCGGATATACTACGTGAGAAGCTTGCCAGCGAGATTAACAAGATGCTGGAAAAAGGTCATCTACGTCCTGGCTACAAGGGGCATGGAATCTGGTCACTGCGAGCGGAGAGCGTATGCGGCGAGCGACTCAACAGCTACTTCCATCATCCTGCTGAAACCTTGGCGACCTTGGCCTGGGCACTTCCTTATCTTGATGCTGATTTGGCGGAGCAGACCAAGCAATACATGCGGATGGAATACGAATCCTATCCGCCGCAAAGCACCAATGATGTAGGTTGGAGCACGGGTGCGGCGCGTGAAGCTTTTGAGTTACCTCCCGAGGTCCAAGCGGATCTTCCGAGCTTGCCCGCCAGTGCAAGCTTTTTTAACTTCGAGGGCTGGCAGCGTAACCCCTATGCTTTTTATGGACTGTGGAAATACGCTGAAGCAATCCAAAAAGAACAAAGCATTTACGCCTCGTTAACAGACTTGCCCGAAGCGCCTCCGTCGGATGACTACCTGAAGCGCAATCCGCACGTGCTCAATGCTTATATTGCAGGCTACATAGGTTATACCGAACTGCAAAAAGCGGCAGGTGTTCAGGAAGATGCCAGTCTAGCTTCAGAACGAGATCGCTTGATTAAGCTGCGAATTGATTCGTTTACCGTCGATTCAGGCTATAAAGATGCCAACACGGTTCAGGAATACTACTGCCGCACGCTTAACACTTCCAATAATTTTATCTTTCTCGTTCCGGAGCTTGCACTTCGGTTGCGCGATACGGCGTATAGCCGAGTTGAAGCAGCTATTCTGGCTTACAGTATAAGTGCTCCTTATTGGTTTGTTTCCTTCACCGAAGAGGGCTATGCGGAAAATGCCATTAGCCCTTTACAGGATACCACCATGCTCATGGCGCGAACGTGGATCATGCGGGAGTCGGTCGATAAGCTCGATCGCTATTTGGATGTGCCGGGTTTTGCTGTCGGAGACCTTTATTACATTCAAAAACTTGTTGCTTTGCTATGGGCCTATGAATTTGGTCCTGCTCCTGCGCCTATCACATCCTCAACAAACACAAATGTCATCGGCGGTTGCGGCTGTGAGCTACGAGAGTCTTTTCGTGGCTCTTCTTGGCTGAAGTATTTTGGAATGGTTGTGTTTGTCGTCTTTTTGTGGCGACGTAAAAATACGTTGTAG
- a CDS encoding putative metal-binding motif-containing protein — MSLRIFNCLIFLGLVSGCGLIVDADSSRFANDFSGSASSDAGTSSPDASLCPIDCDDGVACTEDLCVDGSCQNTPNDALCGDAERCHPTRGCIAARCTDQASCDDGLVCNGEETCSPGHPSADPVTGCLGGLPMNCGSGDQCDASCYDCGSGSCSESLQMCVYAGIDDDGDGATVDSSNNGMCEGGSDCNDQDAAIHPGADEYCDDTDSDCNGDALNQGNCFGQSCSMALPVSGSSFSFINSFRILRRTTRLLVINQVKVLMPCLQSQSLNLVQ; from the coding sequence GTGAGTTTGCGAATTTTTAATTGCTTAATTTTTCTTGGCTTGGTGAGCGGATGTGGTTTGATCGTCGATGCCGATTCTTCGCGTTTCGCCAATGATTTTAGCGGTAGTGCATCAAGCGATGCAGGCACTTCTTCTCCGGATGCATCCTTATGCCCAATCGATTGTGACGATGGGGTTGCCTGTACGGAGGATCTTTGTGTGGATGGAAGCTGTCAAAACACCCCCAACGATGCCCTTTGCGGTGATGCTGAGCGTTGTCATCCCACACGTGGTTGCATCGCTGCGCGTTGCACGGATCAAGCAAGCTGCGATGATGGTCTGGTGTGCAACGGTGAAGAGACTTGCAGTCCGGGACATCCGAGCGCGGATCCTGTAACGGGTTGTCTCGGTGGACTCCCGATGAACTGCGGCAGTGGCGATCAATGTGATGCGAGTTGCTACGATTGTGGCTCTGGCAGCTGTTCTGAAAGTCTGCAGATGTGCGTGTACGCCGGCATCGATGATGATGGTGATGGCGCCACTGTTGATAGTTCAAACAACGGTATGTGCGAGGGGGGCAGCGACTGCAACGATCAGGATGCTGCTATCCATCCAGGAGCGGACGAATATTGTGATGATACCGATTCAGACTGCAACGGCGATGCTTTGAATCAAGGAAATTGTTTTGGCCAAAGTTGCAGCATGGCTTTGCCTGTCTCGGGCAGTTCGTTTTCTTTTATCAACTCTTTTCGAATTTTGAGGCGAACCACACGACTTCTTGTGATCAATCAAGTGAAAGTCCTGATGCCGTGTTTGCAATCGCAATCGCTCAACTTAGTTCAGTAA
- a CDS encoding lytic transglycosylase domain-containing protein, which yields MGLMQIMPRTGALIANNMGRTDFTVDELLEPETNIAFAAWYLSSLIKRFDGQLPLAIASYNGGPHNVRKWLRRHASNMPLDAFLERIPFSQTHRYVRRVLTYYQEYRAQQGLDMIALDLTLPESKADKIAF from the coding sequence ATGGGTCTCATGCAAATCATGCCCCGAACGGGCGCTTTGATTGCCAACAACATGGGTCGAACAGACTTCACGGTCGATGAGCTTTTGGAGCCTGAAACCAATATCGCATTTGCCGCTTGGTATTTGTCATCCTTGATCAAACGCTTTGACGGACAACTTCCTTTAGCCATCGCGAGCTACAACGGCGGGCCACATAATGTTCGCAAGTGGCTCCGACGCCATGCTTCCAACATGCCCCTTGATGCTTTCCTTGAGCGCATTCCTTTTAGCCAAACCCACCGCTACGTACGCCGCGTACTGACTTACTACCAGGAATATCGAGCCCAACAGGGGCTGGATATGATTGCTCTCGATTTGACTCTCCCAGAGTCCAAAGCAGATAAAATCGCTTTTTAG